One Magnolia sinica isolate HGM2019 chromosome 2, MsV1, whole genome shotgun sequence genomic window, gtaaaaaaaaaaaaaaaacatgtatataacTACATATGAGTGGAAGGGAGGATTCTTAGGTGGTCCATATTACTACAAACAATGGTGATTGTATCCATTGTTAAaaatttatgggccacaaaagtttgagTCATTTATTAAAACTCACTTATTTTTGGTTTATTAATGAAAACTGCCTACTTTTAAGTTATTTAAAGTAATTTGCCCGTATTTTCCCTTCGTTATTGATTTTAACCATGTTTCACACTACTGCGACTGCATCCGGTCTTTaaccaacaaaaaaaaacaaaaaagaggttAAAATGATTTTCATTTAAAACACCTGACCCAAAAGACACGGGGAGTTAAATGTTGAGGGATCCCAAGCTAGGCAGGGCCActatgatttttgtgagaaatccaaccggttcacatttttttttaaaaaatttcatagaggcggatctaaagctcaagtgggccacacaacagaaaatagtggatATTGTAGGCCACTGTTGAAACATACGTGGGGCAGCAttagctttggatcaggctattattattattatttttaaaatttatcctAGTAGTGATGATCCTATGAACAGTTGGGCCACCATACGAATGGTTTAGATTGCACATAAATATCACGATGAAGCTCAAAAAGTAAGTTTTGatatggtttggattgcatataaacaccacggtgAAGCTCAAAGAGTAAGTTATGATTGGTACGTCTCTTTCGAATGTTTCCATTGTTTTGTCTAATGCCTTAACATGATatgcaaaaacagatggacaaattGGATTTTTCCTAACCATCATAGTCACCCTCCATGCACTGGGTCAGATATGTTATTCAAATGTCTAATCTAACAGCTGTAATTTGCTGGCAGAGAAAGGATGACGGATGAGGCGCAGCTCGTGTCTCATCTAATAAGGTCTTGCTTTAAGCATTTCCCCACCTTAAATGGACCAATTGTATATCTATATTTTCCATCTGTATTTTCAGCTCGTGTTTCATGCAGCATGGTGCTGCCTGAGGCATTTTCAAATCTCAGCCACGGGAAATAATGGTTACTTaacgtccactgttaaaaacttcttaggggcaatgtaagttttggatcatgctgatatttatttttatcttaatccTGGCCTTTATGACTTAATCAATATGTTTAATGGCAAATAAATCTTAAAGTGGGCCTAggatgttttcaatggtgggtgttcaataatgattattttcctgtggttagGTCTaaccgagatttggatctatctcattgttTATCTCATGCCTTAAAGTaattatccaaaatggatgggcaatatggatacaacacacacatcatggtagccccacaAAGCACCGTCCAGTACCCACCTTGGTGCTGGCAACTTGGTAAGCAATTTGTGTCCCCATggaagggagtggattaggtgcgacctGATCTCACCGTACACGGTATAGCGGTGACGGTGAGGCTCACCTTACACAGTGTTGCGGtgacagtgaggcccaccttaatatatgtactgtatatccacaccgtccattggtatttccaaatcattttagggcatgtaccaaaaattaagcagatccaagctTAGAATGACCGAAACACAAGAAACAGTTGTGTTTGACCATTTAAACTTCTCTTGGGCTATAAAAAAtttctatcaagctgatatttgtcttcttCCCTTCGTCCAGTtttatgtaaccttatcaaaAGTTTTGACGTTGGGAATAGACAGTATAtgcatcgatgtgggccccactatttagGGGGCACTGTGTTGACTAATGCCAAGGTCGCACATACTCCACCCCACATCCTTGGGTGATAagttgggtgaggcccactgtggtatttatgaaaaatccaccgtctattcatttttttagatcatttgacTGTACAACTttgaaaatgaggcatattcaaaacttgagtggaccacactaggtaAATTTATTTTACGATTATAACATTATCCACTGATGAAACCTTCCTAGAACCCACTTGCAATTCagatttatctcatagcctaaaatAAGTGTACAAAACGAATGTGATTTCGATCAATTGTATAtgaaatgatgggccccacaatttaaaTCATGCCATCGCCCATATGGTAGTATTATACTTGTGAAAATGAGTGCCCTTAAGTGCAATATAGTTATTTTTATACATTAATGGTGCTCTTCTGTCCATAGTAGTAAGTTACGATCAGCAAAGTCATTTTCTCCCCATCTTTTAATATTTTAAGTGGATTAATTTAAATAACTTAAAAGTAAGTGCTGAGTTTAGAAATATCGATATAAAGGCAGGTTGCAGATACCAAAAAAccccaaaagttttgggtcaagctgatatttctgtttcccttcatccaggtactgTGTGGCCTTAACAAACATTAATCTAGgcttagaagttttcaatggtgggcgttttaTCACCACAGTATTACGTGCTATGGTCTagtggagattttttttttttttgtaataataataataataatattattattattattttttacacacgcacacacaccccacacactcacgctggtggaatttcaccacctatggatatgcGAACCCTTGACCAGATGTTGAAACtcgagtctaccacccgagcaagagtaagcaTCCCGGTCTAGTCAAGATTTGAGTCTGCTTCATCTCTCGGGCTCACGCTGTAAATTGAGGGGGCAAAATGgattggacagcgtggatatgtaACATATACATTAATATGTGCCCCATGGTCATGGCCTCACCCAAGTGGGTGTTTCCCAGCCTCACCAAATCTGCTCTAGAAAGCTTTAATGCCACATAGCAATACTCCACTGCAGAGGATATCATCTggcgggtccttactcttgccccagTGGTATATACTCTCAGAAGttttaacacctggtcaagggttcaagtgcccataggtggtgaaatcctactaaggcgtgagtgtgtgggggtgagaTGATATCATCTGGGAGAGCGGATTCGCCGTGAAACACCTACTTCTGTGAGGCCATGATCATGGGGCTCACCTGGATGCATAGGTTGTATATTCATGCAGTCCATCCAATTTGCTaattcattttaatgcatgaatccaacaaatgaagcatatccaattctcaattagactacactcaacaagtcacaatggtgattgaattcccaccattaaaaacatgccattcacctaagatttagatctgcttcattttttagctcatgtggtGATCCCCATCTGCCTATGACACTCCGGCACATGAAAAATTGTACGCATTGCAGGCACTAACCCAACATAAATTGGCTAAATTGTGGAACCGCCCACTCTATCAAGCTCATAACTCTAAAGTGGGATAGGATGAATAATTCAAACCTCTTCTAATTTCGCACTTATCTGTTGGATATTTCATATTTAActgttcaataaatgtccaccaatctgataatcagTTAATCAACTAATTAGTGTAATTTTTGTTTCATAATACATTAATTTTGagaaccataatttggacaggtTAATTTAACTTGGTTTTAATGGTACAAATGAAATTTCTAAGGGCATGTTGGATTTTCCAAAGTAatggtaagggcctgtttgatttttaggcacaactgtaattaccatgtaaatgggtaataattatttacctaggtaattaccacatctttctcAATGCCGATgcgacaacttacttttttaatgcttaaattgagaaatttataaaattaatgcggggcccattgtgatgtatgtgacttatccacaccactcatttattatgccaactgaatttagggcatgagcaaaaaaatgatgcagatccaaagctcaagtggaccacatcattggaaacaatgagaatcgaacgcctaccattaaaaacttcttggggttcttaaaagtttagaatcaagctgatatttatgttttccccttctttatgtctgtgtgaccctataaacaggttagatgatgaaaaaaaccTTAATGTGGGTCCAGTGAAGGAAATGAATTTCAACAGTGGACGAATTAAGGTCACTGTTTCCTTtcttgtgggccatttgagtgtagaatttgcctcatttttcaattcatgccgtaaaatgttctaataaaatagatggatggtgtggatatatcatatacattacggtggggtctaTAAATTTAAGTCGACACTTTTATATAGATTTTCGATGTGGAATTACTTTTACATTTTCAAACAAGTTGAaaaggtaataattacttatttactagGATTTAccgtatcatggaaaatcaaacatgccctaaatgcaTTGCAAATATGTAATAGTTACTTACAGAATAATTACCTCATCATTACGGGGTTGATTTGACTCATACTTTTTTCAACACTAAAATTGAGGTTGCTGGCAAATATATGTACAGCCACCGTAATATATGTGAATTATTCACATCTCCATTCGTTATGCCAACTGCATTTagggcatgagtaaaaaaatgaggcagattcaaagttcaagtggtccacaccataggaaaaaaggaattgaacgctcaccattaaaaacttattgaaaacttattgaggccactgtttactttggcgTGGGCtacttgaatgttggatttgtcttatttttggctcatgtctcaaaatatcatggtaaaataaatggacggaatagatatataatatacatcacagtggatctaGAAATTTAAACTACTCCTTTTAAACTGGTTTTCAAGACAGAATTTCCTATGGATTTTCAAATGGGTGAaagggtaataattacccatttagaGGGTATTTATACCtgctttaaaaaatcaaacagacccTAAGTGACGGCATATTATCCATTaccctctgccagagtatcaaaggttttttttcccccaaaaTTTACTACATGTTATTTCTCAATTTGTAAGCCAAATACAAatttattagagagagagagcttaatcAGAAAAGTTCACTTGATTAAAACTGATAACATGGTAAATAGAAATTAGAGGCTCCTTTCCATGTTTAGCTGAGCTTTGGGTTGAGATTGGCTGGCTGATGTGATTGTAGGAAGGGCCACTGCTGTCATGCGCACCCGTATCTTTGGCTGCTGGATTCCTTCCAAAACTTAGCTGGAAGACCATGCTTGGGGACAGGGAATGGGCCATACTCAATCCCACTCTGGGGTCCCACCACTTCCCACCTGCACCAAAGATCAACACCAACAAAAGAGACGTTTTTGAGTTATTCTATATTCTCTCCCCAAAGAGATCCTCTCCTACCGTACTAAGATTCTACTCATTTTAAACtcccctttatttttttttataatatttacttTTATACCATCCAAATCTTTATAAGGTTTTGATTCTATCTTTCACGTGTTTAAGTaacccattaaaaattaaaaagaagaaatcaagaaaatccatttctctctcttaccTGAATTTAGTCACCAGATGATGAATAAAGATGAGCATCTCCAGCTTGGCAAGCTCATTTCCAGGACATGCATGCACGCCATTGCCAAATGGCACGAATGTATTAGGCTTTGGTGAAACCTTCAATCATCATACAAAATCCATCAGTCTCTCTCTTAACTTTTTTTTTGGCTTTCGTGTATGAGATGGCCCATATGAATATGATTCTTGTAATGTCTCATATGATGCTGGATCATGAGATACCTCGTTCTTTGGTAACCTAAACCCTCAAgccggtgggccccatcatatgacgGACCATGACCAAATATCTGTATGACACTGATCCAAGCCATCAACCGTTTAGATCACCAGTCCATCGTTAGGATCACTATATCCGAAATCTAGATCATCAGAAAGTGGGCCCCAGTAGCATAATTTTAGCTTTTGTAATAGTAaggctacttttttttttctttcttactttAATAAAAACCCATCATACCTCGAATCTTGAAGGGTCAAACTTTTGAGGATCAGGGAAGAATTCTGGGTTGTGATGAATGTTCCTGAATAAAGGCATCACTTTCCAGCCTTTGGGAATCAAATATCCTGCAAAAATTCCCCAAACACTCTTTATTTCTTTAAAATCCCACCAACCCAAAACCTGTCTTTTCTACTTACATTAACACAAACTTACCTTTGTATTCCACATCTGCAACTGCTTCTCTAAATGTGAAAGATATGATGCTTGCCATTCTCAAGCTCTCCATTATAACCTGAAATACTCACTCCCTTAGTTCTCcttatatgagagagagagagagagagagagagagagagagagattgtgggTCCACATCACAAAAAGTTAGTACACATACCCTATAAGTTATTGGCATGTTCCTTGTTTGGGACCATGTCAGATGTATGTTTCCTCCCTCatttgattcatgtattgctcTTTGTTCTGCCTGTTTGAGAGGATTATCTTGTTAAACATAATTTAATTATGATTAAAAAATTAGTTAATTACGTTTTTGGAAGTGGATTAAATGGTTTTCTTACTCTTATAGCTTCTAGAAGTTTTGGGTTATCATGGAGGTACTTGAGAATCCATGTTAGGACACTGGCAGTGGTGTCCTGTGCGGCAAAAAGCACGCCGATGATGTTGTCAGCGATTTGATCATCGGTCAGGAACTCTCCTTTCATGCCTTTTGATTTCATGAGATGGCCTAGTAGATCTTTCTCTACGAATCCCTTCTCTTTCCTTTGGTAGACAATCTCACTTAGAATCTTAGCAAGCCTTTTCCTTGCCTTCACTGCCTTGTTGTATGCAGTTCCTGGGATGTTCGTTGGAAATGAGTTGTAGCCATTATCTACTATGAAGTAGTTCTTCTTCAGTTGTTCCTTGTATCGGGCGTCCAAGCGACCAAAGATACAAAGGATACCAACGTCGAAAGAAAGCTGTAAGATCATGATTGTGTTAGAATTCAAACAAGTTACGAAAGACCCATTAACGAAAAACATCTTTTAGTTACACCATGCAAACCTTTTTCATTTCGTGGAAGGTGTTAATGACACGGCCACCAGCCCATGAGTCCAAAACGGAGGCAGAGATGGATTCGATGTCGGGGACAAGGTTTCTGATGGCGTCTGGAGATAAAGGGCCCTGCACCAGTTTCCTCAGGCGTGTGTGGTAATCACCTTTGTGGAAGAAAAGCGCAGATGGGCCGATCAGCAGCTCCTTGCTTCTTGGGTAGGTGGGCTTGAATAGGTGGGCTTGGGTCACCAACACAAACCTAGTAGCCTCAGGGCTAGCCAGCATCACACAAGGGTATCCCAGCAAATGGGTCTTGAATATCTCTCCATACCTAAAACACCTCCCCATATTCaaatttcagagagagagagagagagagagagagagaggtaagaaCCTTTTTTGTTTTGATGCAAAGAAGACATTTGGGTCTTGAGAGTAGAACTGGAAAGTCTCTCCAATATAAGGCCAGCCCATTGAACCTGGAGGAAACTTAGCTCTTGTACAATACTTGTATTTTCTCATCAAGATATAGGAAACAAGGACAGCGCCAACGAAGAATATGTAGAGAAGAACAACACCCATCTCCATCTCTCACCGAAAAACGAAATGGATATGTATTTTGTTATGGATGTTTGTATTCTTTTGTTGTAGATGTTGTTGTATCTGCTCTTGGGGTGGTGGGATTTGAGAGGAGTGGAGGCTTTatatagggagagagagacagagaggtgtTTGGATAAAGACTCTTCTCTGTGTTTTTAACATTTGTATGGACGTcaccttattattattttcctgggCATAAGAGCATCCTATCCAGCGTGTATAGAAGATTGAGTTCTGCTGACCGTCTAAGCTCACACGCGTTTAAACGGTGGGTCCATACAGGTGCAGTATCCTAGACGTCCATCAGTTGCGTAAGGCCTTGTAAGTCTGGTTAACTCACCATGTGGGCCCATGTATTAGAAACAGTTGCAGCTTAGTACACTTCGGTCATAACTTTTTTGTAGActgtggcccatatgattaaTGGACTAGCTTGATTCTTAGTCAATACGTCAATAACAGTGAGATCTtcgtgatggatggattggatcacgtACTGTATGCTGTGCTGAGATGTGAGGTTGCGTGTATATAAGTTGACTTATACACGCGTATGTGATTAGAAAAGCTGAAATACCCACTATTCTGGTCTGTCCCATCTTTTGGGATACCCATATCTCTTCGCATCACATCTTTTCTCCACGTGTCTGGGCCACCCACTATGAAATATTCAGACATCCGATATTGTAGGTTTTGAGTTTGATGAGGATCTTGACAATCTGTTGTAGGGCAAGCCTGGTGAGATAGTTCACAATGactcatattataatatatgcaCGTAAATCCCTACCGTCCAAATCGTTTGGCCCATTTTCTTATTGTGTTTAGCTCGAGAAGCACATTGATTCATCGATCCTAAATATCTATTCGGTGGTGATCGAAATGGACGGTTGATGATAAAATGGCATTGAGCTTATTCAAATGTTTCAGATGTACGTGGGGTGAATGAAGTTTCGGGCTATCGTGCATTCAGAATCTGACCCACAAATTGGAAGGTCTGGATTGCTTTACATACAAGCCaggtgtacggtgtggataagtcacccATGTTTAGAAAAATGTGGTCACCATAGCTAGGCTATTCCTTCAATATTACCAATTTACCAGATAGGTTCAGGTATGACAGGAACAATGAAATCTTCACTAAAAATGTGGTAgctcaccattttgaaaatggtggtgaccagGACACTTCACTTATGATGCTCATGCATGGCTATCCtgatcatccaaattgtgggccacaccgtggaaATGGCTACCATTAGCTACTAAGTATAATTATTTcaatggtccatccacagttggATGGTCTAAATTGTCCCATAACTATGGTATCTATACTATTGGGTGAGTCATCATACACCCAACTTAGTATTGAAGTGGATAGAAACCATAAAACACATAATTATTTAGACGGTTTATACAGAAGATAAGCCCCAATAAAATATCATATGGGCACATAAATGAAAATGTTGTACAGATACGACTAAAATTACtatattcacatggtgtggcctatcTATGTTTAGTATAagacttaaatttttttatttttttattttttaaaaccttGTTAATCTTCTACTCATCTGAGTGGATTATTCCTGATTGAGGGTTATGAGGAAAGATGGACACCATGTTGGCCcaaacacaaacctatggttgagaTTACATCCCCATTTTTCCTAGTGAATGCAGCTATTTTTTGGCCTTAGAGCTTAGCACTGGGGATGTAACTTTAGAAACAATGtggatcttcttcttttctgtttttatttttatttttatttttattttttaaaagaaaaaacacacacccacgcacactTATGCTAGCggaatttcatcacctatggatactcaaacccttgaccgggtgttgaaactcctggagTCTAGCACCCGAGCAAGAATAAGGATCCAAAAACAATGTGGATCTTACGCATACAGCATGGTGGCTCCGCAGAATGGTGATTTATGAGGTGGTGTGGAGGGCTCTAATAGGCAGAGTAGCTGGGGATCTAGGAGGCAAAAAGGAGTCCCCTCCAAAATTTTAAagggtggtgaactatcat contains:
- the LOC131236399 gene encoding abscisic acid 8'-hydroxylase 4-like produces the protein MEMGVVLLYIFFVGAVLVSYILMRKYKYCTRAKFPPGSMGWPYIGETFQFYSQDPNVFFASKQKRYGEIFKTHLLGYPCVMLASPEATRFVLVTQAHLFKPTYPRSKELLIGPSALFFHKGDYHTRLRKLVQGPLSPDAIRNLVPDIESISASVLDSWAGGRVINTFHEMKKLSFDVGILCIFGRLDARYKEQLKKNYFIVDNGYNSFPTNIPGTAYNKAVKARKRLAKILSEIVYQRKEKGFVEKDLLGHLMKSKGMKGEFLTDDQIADNIIGVLFAAQDTTASVLTWILKYLHDNPKLLEAIRAEQRAIHESNEGGNIHLTWSQTRNMPITYRVIMESLRMASIISFTFREAVADVEYKGYLIPKGWKVMPLFRNIHHNPEFFPDPQKFDPSRFEVSPKPNTFVPFGNGVHACPGNELAKLEMLIFIHHLVTKFRWEVVGPQSGIEYGPFPVPKHGLPAKFWKESSSQRYGCA